The following are encoded together in the Gouania willdenowi chromosome 14, fGouWil2.1, whole genome shotgun sequence genome:
- the drd1b gene encoding dopamine receptor D1b, producing the protein MDQNFSTVRDDKQLTSERDSSKRVLTGCFLSLLIFTTLLGNTLVCVAVTKFRHLRSKVTNFFVISLAISDLLVAILVMPWKAATEIMGFWPFGAFCNVWVAFDIMCSTASILNLCVISVDRYWAISSPFRYERKMTPTVACLMISVAWTLSVLISFIPVQLNWHKAQTTSYADLNGTYPDELPDENCDSSLNRTYAISSSLISFYIPVAIMLVIYTRIYRIAQKQIRRISALERAAESAKNRHSSMGNSCTMESESSFKMSFKRETKVLKTLSVIMGVFVCCWLPFFILNCMVPFCETTLPDGSTEFPCISSTTFDVFVWFGWANSSLNPIIYAFNADFRKAFSILLGCNRLCPSSNTIEIVSINNNMGAPAANPNCQYEPKSHIPKEGSNATSYVIPHSILCQEEELQKKDRSTGEIGAGVVNDALENNSPAISGNFDSDTEITLDKINPITQNGQHKAVSC; encoded by the coding sequence ATGGATCAGAATTTCTCAACAGTTCGAGATGACAAGCAACTAACATCAGAAAGGGACTCATCCAAACGTGTCCTGACAGGATGTTTCCTCTCTTTGCTCATCTTCACCACACTGCTGGGCAACACTCTTGTGTGTGTCGCCGTCACCAAGTTCCGACaccttaggtccaaggtcacTAACTTTTTTGTCATCTCTCTGGCCATCTCTGACCTGCTGGTAGCTATTTTGGTAATGCCATGGAAGGCCGCCACAGAGATCATGGGCTTCTGGCCTTTTGGAGCATTCTGCAATGTCTGGGTAGCATTTGACATCATGTGCTCCACTGCCTCCATCTTGAATTTGTGTGTCATCAGTGTGGACCGATACTGGGCCATCTCAAGTCCGTTCCGCTATGAACGCAAGATGACCCCAACAGTTGCATGTTTGATGATCAGCGTGGCGTGGACCCTGTCTGTGCTCATCTCTTTTATTCCTGTTCAGCTCAACTGGCACAAAGCTCAGACAACAAGCTACGCAGACCTAAATGGAACATACCCCGATGAGCTGCCAGATGAAAACTGTGACTCTAGCCTTAACAGGACCTATGCCATCTCCTCCTCCCTCATCAGCTTCTACATCCCTGTGGCGATTATGCTCGTCATTTACACCCGGATCTACCGCATTGCCCAGAAACAGATTCGGAGAATATCCGCCCTGGAGCGAGCAGCAGAGAGTGCCAAAAACCGTCACAGCAGCATGGGAAATTCTTGTACAATGGAGAGCGAGAGTTCGTTTAAAATGTCATTCAAACGAGAAACCAAAGTATTAAAGACACTCTCCGTTATtatgggtgtgtttgtgtgctgttggTTGCCCTTCTTTATTCTCAACTGCATGGTACCTTTCTGTGAGACAACCTTGCCAGATGGATCCACAGAGTTCCCCTGCATCAGCTCCACTACGTTTGACGTGTTTGTGTGGTTTGGCTGGGCAAACTCTTCACTCAACCCCATCATCTATGCCTTTAATGCTGACTTCCGTAAGGCCTTCTCCATCCTCCTGGGGTGCAACCGGCTCTGCCCAAGTAGCAACACTATTGAGATCGTCAGTATTAACAACAACATGGGTGCCCCGGCTGCAAATCCCAACTGCCAGTATGAGCCTAAGAGCCACATCCCTAAAGAAGGGAGCAACGCAACAAGCTATGTGATTCCCCACAGCATCCtgtgtcaggaggaggagttacaGAAGAAAGATAGAAGTACAGGGGAGATTGGAGCGGGGGTGGTAAACGATGCCCTTGAGAATAACTCCCCCGCCATCTCTGGGAACTTCGACAGTGACACTGAAATAACACTGGACAAGATCAATCCCATAACACAGAACGGACAACATAAAGCTGTGTCATGTTGA